The proteins below are encoded in one region of Silene latifolia isolate original U9 population chromosome 2, ASM4854445v1, whole genome shotgun sequence:
- the LOC141643843 gene encoding uncharacterized protein LOC141643843, translating to MGIFEAFRAIGYITTSVPFSVQRLGTESFVTVSVGKAWQIYNCAKLNLVLVGPQLPKKIRALASYRDYTFAAYGNEIGVFKRAHQVATWSSHVAKVNLLYLFGDHILSVDVEGNMFIWAFKGIEHNLEPISHIVLDGKFAPTCIMHPDTYLNKVILGSQEGNFQLWNVNTKKKLYDFKGWNSSICCCVSSPALDVVALGCADGKIHVHNLRFDEEVVTFTHSARGAVTALSFSTDGQPLLASGGTSGVISVWNLEKRRLQSVIREAHDNTIISLHFFANEPVLMSSSADNSIKMWIFDTTDGDPRLLRFRSGHSAPPVCIRFYANGRHILSAGHDRAFRLFSVVQDQQSRELSQRHVSRRAKKLKVKEEEIKLKPVVAFDCAEIRERDWCNVVTCHMDTAEAYVWRLQNFVLGEHILKPGVEIQTPVKACSISTCGNFAVLGTAGGWVERFNLQSGLSRGSYVDKSEGVNCAHDGEVIGVACDSTNSLMISAGYRGDIKVWDFKRRELKSRWEVGFPLVKIVCHRPNGLLATVADDLIIRVYDVVALRMVRKFEGHIDRVTDLCFSDDGKWLLSSSMDATLRIWDVILGRQIDALQVDVAITALSLSPNMDVLATTHVDQNGVYLWVNQAMFTSSTCINSYASGKDVVSVNLPSTSPAENNEATNIEESNTDGMHVKETTGRPKYDQKIPDLVALSLLPKSQWQSLINLDIIKDRNKPIEPPKKPEKVPFFLLSQPTFSGDVVFRPTDLADEESTGKDVELQSRTVGLPPTPFIQALQSAVESKNFPAFTDYIKGLSPSSLDMELRMLQIIDDEDDGADASTRPELLALEMLVDYFIFEISCRNNFEFIQALVRLFLKIHGETVRCQSRLQEKAKKLLEIQSSVWQRVDKLFQSTRCMVAFVSNSQF from the exons GTGGCGACTTGGAGCTCTCACGTTGCTaaagtcaatttgttgtatttaTTCGGAGATCACATTTTAAGTGTTGATGTTGAGGGTAATATGTTTATATGGGCATTTAAAGGGATTGAGCATAATTTAGAGCCAATTAGCCACATTGTTCTAGATGGTAAATTTGCTCCTACTTGTATCATGCACCCAGATACTTATCTGAACAAG GTTATTCTTGGAAGTCAGGAAGGGAATTTTCAGCTTTGGAATGTTAACACAAAGAAAAAACTTTATGATTTTAAAGGATGGAACTCGTCTATTTGTTGTTGTGTATCGTCACCAGCTTTAGATGTTGTTGCGTTGGGTTGCGCCGATGGGAAGATTCATGTACATAATCTACGTTTTGATGAGGAGGTAGTCACATTTACACATTCTGCACGTGGTGCCGTGACTGCTTTATCTTTCAGCACAG ATGGACAGCCTCTCTTAGCATCAGGAGGGACGTCTGGCGTCATTAGTGTATGGAATCTTGAGAAAAGAAGGCTTCAATCAGTTATTAGAGAGGCTCATGACAACACAATTATTTCCCTTCACTTCTTTGCAAATGAGCCTGTTCTGATGAGTTCATCTGCAGATAACTCCATAAAA ATGTGGATATTCGATACTACTGATGGGGACCCTCGTCTTTTGCGTTTCCGGAGTGGTCATAGTGCACCTCCAGTTTGCATAAG GTTTTATGCAAATGGAAGGCATATCTTATCTGCTGGCCATGACCGTGCTTTTAGGCTTTTTTCTGTCGTCCAG GATCAACAAAGTAGGGAGCTTTCACAACGCCATGTGTCAAGAAGAGCCAAGAAGCTGAAAGTGAAG GAGGAAGAGATAAAATTGAAGCCTGTTGTTGCATTTGATTGTG CTGAAATTAGGGAGCGTGATTGGTGCAATGTGGTTACTTGTCATATGGACACTGCCGAAGCTTATGTGTGGAGGCTCCAAAATTTTGTGCTTGGTGAGCACATACTGAAGCCAGGTGTAGAAATTCAGACGCCAGTGAAG GCATGTAGTATCAGCACATGTGGAAACTTTGCTGTTTTGGGGACAGCAGGTGGTTGGGTTGAGCGGTTCAACCTCCAATCTGGATTAAGCCGAGGAAGTTACGTGGATAAGTCGGAAGGAGTTAATTGTGCTCATGATGGAGAGGTAATTGGAGTGGCATGCGACTCAACAAATTCCCTGATGATCAGCGCTGGATACCGCGGCGATATAAAG GTATGGGATTTCAAGCGACGGGAACTAAAGTCTAGATGGGAAGTAGGCTTTCCTTTGGTTAAGATTGTATGCCACAGACCCAATG GTTTGTTGGCGACTGTAGCTGATGATTTAATCATCCGTGTATATGATGTCGTGGCGCTCAGGATGGTTCGTAAATTTGAAGGCCACATAGATCGTGTAACTGATTTGTGCTTCAGTGACGACGGGAAGTGGCTTTTGTCTTCAAGCATGGATGCAACCCTTAGAATTTGGGATGTTATTTTGGGTAGGCAAATAGATGCCCTCCAGGTTGACGTGGCTATCACTGCACTATCTTTGTCACCCAATATGGATGTGCTGGCTACCACTCATGTTGATCAAAATGGGGTTTATTTATG GGTTAATCAAGCCATGTTCACTAGTTCAACTTGTATAAATTCGTATGCAAGTGGAAAAGATGTTGTCTCTGTGAATTTGCCATCTACAAGTCCAGCTGAGAATAATGAAGCTACAAATATTGAGGAGAGCAACACAGATGGCATGCATGTTAAGGAAACTACTGGTAGACCTAAATATGACCAGAAAATACCTGACTTAGTTGCACTGTCACTCTTGCCCAAAAGTCAGTGGCAAAGCCTGATCAATTTGGACATCATTAAG GATCGAAATAAACCCATCGAGCCTCCCAAAAAGCCTGAAAAAGTACCGTTCTTTTTACTATCACAGCCAACATTTTCAGGAGACGTAGTGTTTAGACCAACTGATTTGGCAGATGAAGAATCAACCGGGAAGGATGTTGAACTTCAGTCTCGAACTGTTGGTCTACCTCCAACACCATTCATCCAAGCTCTCCAATCTGCAGTAGaatcaaagaatt TTCCAGCATTCACAGACTATATAAAAGGTTTGTCGCCTTCATCGTTAGATATGGAGCTGCGAATGCTTCAAATAATTGACGACGAGGATGATGGAGCAGATGCCAGCACTAGACCAGAGTTGCTTGCTCTTGAAATGCTAGTGGATTATTTTATCTTCGAAATTTCATGCAGAAACAATTTCGAGTTTATACAGGCCCTTGTCAGACTATTTTTGAAG ATTCATGGAGAAACAGTTAGGTGTCAATCGAGATTACAAGAGAAGGCAAAGAAGCTATTAGAAATTCAGTCTTCAGTTTGGCAGCGTGTCGATAAATTGTTTCAGAGTACAAGATGTATGGTTGCTTTTGTTAGCAATTCTCAATTTTGA
- the LOC141643844 gene encoding stromal 70 kDa heat shock-related protein, chloroplastic translates to MASASSQFNLNYTTTIPTSIKLNNSLFFGTRKNLAFCTPKPTSFTLTPTRRHARRAGALRVVNEKVVGIDLGTTNSAVAAMEGGKPTIVTNAEGQRTTPSVVAYTKNGERLVGQIAKRQAVVNPENTFFSVKRFIGRKMSEVDEESKQVSYRVVRDDNGNVKLDCPAIGKQFAAEEISAQVLRKLVDDASKFLNDKVTKAVVTVPAYFNDSQRTATKDAGRIAGLEVLRIINEPTAASLAYGFEKKNNETILVFDLGGGTFDVSVLEVGDGVFEVLSTSGDTHLGGDDFDKRVVDWLAADFKSNEGIDLLKDKQALQRLTETAEKAKMELSSLTQANISLPFITATADGPKHIETTLTRAKFEELCSDLLDRLKTPVQNSLKDAKLSFSDLDEVILVGGSTRIPAVQELVKSLTGKDPNVTVNPDEVVALGAAVQAGVLSGDVSDIVLLDVSPLSLGLETLGGVMTKIIPRNTTLPTSKSEVFSTAADGQTSVEINVLQGEREFVRDNKSLGSFRLDGIPPAPRGVPQIEVKFDIDANGILSVAAIDKGTGKKQDITITGASTLPGDEVQRMVSEAERFAKEDKEKRDAIDTKNQADSVVYQTEKQLKELGDKVPGPVKEKVEAKLGELKDAISGGETQAIKDAMAALNQEVMQLGQSLYNQPGAGGAPGGPTPGAESGPSESTGKGPEGDVIDADFTDSK, encoded by the exons ATGGCGTCCGCTTCCTCCCAATTCAATCTCAATTACACAACCACAATCCCTACATCAATCAAACTAAACAACTCTCTCTTCTTCGGCACCCGTAAAAACCTCGCTTTCTGCACACCTAAACCTACTTCCTTCACTCTCACTCCCACGCGCCGCCACGCCCGACGCGCCGGTGCACTACGCGTGGTTAATGAGAAAGTCGTCGGAATCGACCTCGGAACTACTAACTCCGCCGTTGCGGCGATGGAAGGTGGTAAGCCGACGATTGTTACGAACGCGGAAGGTCAGCGGACTACGCCGTCTGTTGTTGCGTATACGAAGAATGGTGAGAGACTTGTGGGGCAAATTGCGAAGAGACAGGCGGTTGTGAATCCCGAGAATACGTTTTTCTCGGTGAAGAGGTTTATTGGACGGAAAATGTCGGAAGTTGATGAGGAGAGTAAGCAGGTTAGTTATCGGGTTGTGAGAGATGATAATGGGAATGTTAAGCTTGATTGTCCTGCCATTGGTAAACAATTTGCTGCTGAGGAGATCTCTGCTCAG GTGCTGAGGAAGCTCGTGGATGATGCATCAAAGTTTTTAAATGACAAAGTAACCAAGGCCGTGGTCACTGTGCCTGCTTACTTCAATGACTCGCAAAGGACAGCAACCAAAGATGCTGGACGTATTGCAGGGTTAGAAGTTCTTAGGATCATAAATGAGCCAACTGCTGCCTCTTTAGCTTACGGGTTTGAGAAGAAGAACAATGAAACCATATTGGTGTTTGACCTTGGAGGTGGAACATTTGATGTTTCAG TGCTTGAGGTGGGTGATGGAGTATTTGAAGTGTTGTCGACTTCCGGAGACACTCATTTGGGTGGTGACGATTTTGACAAG AGGGTTGTTGATTGGCTAGCTGCTGATTTCAAAAGTAATGAAGGCATCGATCTTTTGAAAGACAAGCAAGCTCTTCAGCGTCTTACAGAGACTGCTGAGAAAGCCAAAATGGAGCTGTCATCTCTAACGCAGGCAAACATTAG TTTGCCTTTCATTACTGCAACTGCTGATGGCCCCAAGCACATTGAGACCACCTTGACAAGAGCAAAGTTTGAGGAGCTGTGCTCAGACCTTCTTGACAG GTTGAAAACACCCGTACAGAATTCATTAAAGGATGCAAAGCTCTCCTTCAGCGATTTAGATGAAGTGATCCTTGTTGGTGGGTCGACACGTATTCCAGCTGTTCAGGAGTTGGTCAAGAGTCTGACCGGAAAAGATCCTAATGTAACAGTTAATCCTGATGAAGTCGTTGCTCTAGGGGCTGCAGTGCAG GCGGGTGTCCTATCCGGGGATGTAAGTGACATTGTGCTTTTGGACGTGTCTCCATTGTCATTGGGTCTTGAAACACTTGGTGGAGTTATGACTAAGATCATCCCGAGGAATACAACCCTACCCACTTCCAAGTCAGAGGTTTTCTCAACAGCTGCAGATGGACAGACAAGTGTCGAGATTAACGTTCTACAGGGTGAAAGAGAGTTTGTGAGGGATAATAAATCTCTTGGTAGCTTCCGCCTGGATGGTATTCCACCGGCTCCTCGAGGTGTTCCCCAGATTGAAGTCAAATTTGACATTGATGCCAATGGTATTCTTTCTGTCGCTGCCATTGACAAGGGAACAGGAAAGAAACAAGATATCACAATTACTGGAGCAAGTACCTTACCCGGTGATGAG GTGCAACGGATGGTTAGTGAAGCAGAACGGTTTGCCAAGGAGGACAAGGAAAAGAGGGATGCCATCGACACAAAGAACCAAGCTGATTCAGTTGTCTACCAGACAGAGAAGCAGTTGAAGGAACTTGGAGACAAAGTTCCCGGCCCTGTCAAAGAGAAGGTCGAAGCAAAACTCGGAGAGCTCAAGGATGCCATCTCTGGGGGCGAAACCCAAGCCATCAAGGACGCCATGGCTGCTCTAAACCAGGAAGTTATGCAACTCGGTCAATCCTTATACAACCAGCCCGGTGCAGGTGGTGCTCCTGGTGGTCCCACTCCTGGTGCCGAGTCAGGACCCTCGGAATCAACCGGCAAGGGACCTGAAGGAGATGTCATCGATGCTGACTTCACCGACAGCAAGTGA
- the LOC141643845 gene encoding uncharacterized protein LOC141643845, translating to MNDFGIGRPPRPWNFYSSSDPSEPSPSQVVEDHRQGHWKNFGATSMNAISFGFVATALLISMFLIMAILEHLFRPSLSSSQDGVSRSLETNKSSTNDMEIRRTAAKEISVVMPGQKYPTCIAQPAPLVSCPRQGFRCPSHHPNPHPSLS from the exons ATGAATGATTTTGGCATTGGAAGACCACCAAGGCCATGGAACTTCTACTCAAGCTCGGATCCGTCTGAACCGAGTCCTTCACAAGTAGTAGAAGATCATAGACAAGGACATTGGAAGAATTTTGGAGCGACGTCGATGAATGCAATCTCATTTGGGTTTGTAGCCACAGCACTTTTGATATCCATGTTTCTCATTATGGCCATTCTTGAGCATCTCTTTAGGCCTAGTCTTTCTTCATCTCAAGATGGAGTCTCTAGGAGTTTGGAGACTAACAAATCAAGCACAAATGATATG gaGATAAGGAGAACAGCAGCAAAAGAGATATCAGTGGTAATGCCAGGACAAAAGTATCCGACATGCATTGCACAACCAGCTCCTCTTGTTTCTTGTCCAAGGCAGGGATTTCGCTGCCCGTCCCATCACCCCAACCCTCACCCTTCCCTTTCCTGA